In Candidatus Goldiibacteriota bacterium, a genomic segment contains:
- a CDS encoding O-antigen ligase family protein gives MDTRKLGGKFIELAVLSMVLLIPVIFYTRTNDVFEINKMYIFRFFTILGAAVWIIKIITDKGFSFVKTAFDFPVLGLLAVSLISTVITVNLNVSVFGVYEDFEGILTVTNYTVFFFLLVNFLGTDRSVKKIITLTLTSTVFITAYGFAQNFGIDFIRWNPETYNPGRFFSTLGNPNFLAAYLVEILPLFFILFFVTKDTFKKSAVLFMLVAAVIILFLTKSRAGFLSFLVTLVLIIIYTFIDSKKEKHGIFASNKYWFLGFVVIFAITAVFSDKVQEAFRDLYARITMIFTEGINKTPRVYIWKSALMMFRDNPIVGKGLDTFQVMFPYYRLPEYWRIEWNGTPEKTHNIFLQYLATQGIAGFGMFMLLLAAFFKKTFNVIFGEKNITRRYIAFGFFMLVIAYFIQGLFNYTVVAYGFMFWIALAVILIMGGLNTKTVWQAPAFIRGNKSFFVWSSVFLTLALTVMLTRYWAADMYYKVGNIAAETQGIETRSLEFYDKAVKLNPFREIYWVKYGIGFERCARADRDTARQKHYIEQAIEVHKHTLKLNDKNGYNYNNIARSYKFYGERVDKNGYNEAVKYYDEAIKRDPNNAYFALDLATVFINSGEFERAANLCLKYSEMYPSFATPYSYLGYIHMLAARNTKDKKQTAEFLERSRQYYEKAVEPDKQWFRDNVSMSSSFSNLAIIYYNNGKVKMAEDTFNRALELWPQYREGYYNLAMLYENMNNYQMAAETYKRMLAFFPKDEKAVAELDKLSGRGIR, from the coding sequence ATGGATACCAGGAAACTTGGCGGTAAATTTATAGAACTTGCGGTGCTTTCAATGGTGCTGCTTATACCTGTTATATTTTATACCCGCACAAATGACGTGTTTGAAATCAACAAAATGTATATTTTCAGGTTTTTTACCATTTTAGGCGCCGCCGTCTGGATTATAAAAATAATAACTGATAAGGGATTTTCTTTTGTGAAAACCGCTTTTGATTTTCCCGTGCTTGGGCTTCTGGCTGTTTCGTTAATTTCCACGGTAATAACCGTTAATTTAAACGTGTCCGTATTCGGCGTGTATGAGGATTTTGAAGGCATTTTAACCGTTACTAATTACACTGTTTTTTTCTTTCTGCTTGTTAATTTTCTGGGTACGGACCGCAGTGTAAAAAAAATCATCACGCTTACGCTTACATCCACGGTTTTTATAACCGCTTACGGTTTCGCGCAGAATTTTGGCATTGATTTTATACGTTGGAATCCGGAAACGTATAATCCGGGCAGGTTCTTTTCCACGCTTGGAAATCCCAATTTTCTTGCCGCGTATCTTGTGGAAATTTTACCGCTGTTTTTCATACTTTTCTTTGTCACCAAAGATACGTTTAAAAAATCCGCCGTGCTCTTTATGCTTGTAGCGGCCGTTATTATACTGTTTCTGACAAAATCAAGGGCGGGTTTTTTAAGTTTTCTTGTTACCCTGGTTTTAATTATAATCTACACGTTTATAGATTCAAAAAAAGAAAAACACGGCATATTTGCCTCCAATAAATACTGGTTTCTGGGTTTTGTGGTTATCTTCGCCATAACAGCCGTATTCTCGGATAAGGTGCAGGAAGCGTTCAGGGACCTTTATGCAAGGATAACCATGATATTTACGGAAGGGATTAATAAGACACCCAGGGTATATATCTGGAAAAGCGCGCTTATGATGTTCAGGGACAATCCAATCGTGGGCAAAGGGCTGGATACCTTTCAGGTAATGTTTCCTTATTACAGGCTTCCCGAATACTGGAGAATAGAGTGGAACGGCACTCCGGAAAAGACGCACAATATTTTCCTGCAGTACCTTGCCACCCAGGGAATCGCGGGTTTTGGAATGTTTATGCTGCTGCTGGCCGCTTTTTTCAAAAAAACGTTTAACGTGATTTTCGGCGAAAAAAATATAACAAGAAGGTATATTGCTTTTGGTTTCTTTATGCTTGTCATTGCTTACTTTATCCAGGGGCTGTTTAATTACACTGTCGTGGCTTATGGTTTTATGTTCTGGATAGCCCTTGCGGTAATACTTATTATGGGCGGCCTTAATACAAAAACTGTGTGGCAGGCGCCTGCGTTTATCAGAGGCAATAAATCTTTTTTTGTATGGTCTTCGGTATTTCTTACCCTCGCGTTAACTGTTATGCTTACCCGGTACTGGGCTGCTGATATGTATTATAAAGTGGGCAATATCGCGGCGGAAACACAGGGCATAGAAACGCGTTCGCTTGAGTTTTATGATAAAGCCGTGAAGTTAAATCCTTTCAGGGAAATTTACTGGGTGAAATACGGAATAGGTTTTGAACGCTGCGCCAGGGCGGACCGGGACACGGCGCGCCAGAAGCATTATATCGAGCAGGCGATAGAAGTCCACAAACATACGCTTAAATTGAATGACAAAAACGGATACAATTACAATAATATAGCGCGGTCGTACAAGTTTTACGGTGAAAGGGTGGATAAAAACGGTTATAACGAAGCCGTAAAATATTACGATGAAGCCATAAAAAGGGACCCTAATAACGCTTATTTCGCGCTTGATCTGGCGACTGTTTTTATAAATTCCGGTGAATTTGAAAGGGCCGCAAATCTGTGCCTTAAGTACTCCGAAATGTACCCGTCATTCGCAACGCCTTACAGTTATCTTGGCTACATTCATATGCTGGCGGCAAGAAATACAAAAGATAAAAAACAGACTGCGGAATTTCTGGAACGTTCACGGCAGTATTATGAAAAAGCCGTGGAACCCGATAAACAATGGTTCAGGGATAATGTATCAATGTCTTCAAGTTTCAGCAACCTTGCCATTATTTATTACAATAACGGAAAGGTAAAAATGGCGGAAGACACCTTTAACAGGGCTCTTGAATTATGGCCGCAATACAGGGAAGGTTACTATAACCTTGCCATGCTGTATGAGAATATGAATAATTATCAGATGGCCGCTGAAA